One genomic segment of Rhodohalobacter mucosus includes these proteins:
- a CDS encoding 6-pyruvoyl trahydropterin synthase family protein encodes MIYVTRKAHFNASHRLHNPEKSDQWNRETFGKCNNPNWHGHNYVIEVTVQGLPDPETGYVIDLGDLKSIIKHKILDPCDHKNLNLEVDFLEGIIPTTENLVKVFFQRLNEQVSSAAYGESKLYSVKLFETERNVAEYCPFRRD; translated from the coding sequence TTGATTTACGTAACCAGAAAAGCTCATTTCAATGCATCTCACAGGCTTCATAATCCGGAGAAATCCGATCAGTGGAATCGTGAGACATTTGGCAAGTGCAACAATCCTAACTGGCACGGGCATAACTATGTGATAGAAGTCACTGTTCAGGGACTGCCGGATCCTGAAACCGGTTATGTTATCGACCTGGGAGATCTCAAATCGATTATTAAGCACAAAATCCTCGACCCGTGCGATCATAAAAACCTGAACCTGGAAGTGGATTTTCTGGAGGGAATTATACCCACTACGGAGAATCTTGTGAAGGTGTTTTTTCAACGGTTGAATGAACAGGTATCATCTGCAGCTTACGGAGAATCAAAGCTTTATTCGGTGAAGTTATTCGAGACCGAACGAAATGTTGCAGAATATTGTCCTTTCCGGAGAGATTAA